A single genomic interval of Solimonas sp. K1W22B-7 harbors:
- a CDS encoding very short patch repair endonuclease, which produces MDTLSEAARSRNMSRIRASDTAPERLLRRLVWATRKGYRLNLKSLPGKPDIAFTKAKLAIFMHGCFWHGHERCRRANTPKSNTHYWAPKIEGNRRRDAANVAALGQGNWDVLVVWECELKNPEEVTRRLQHFLKR; this is translated from the coding sequence ATGGATACTTTGAGCGAAGCCGCTCGCAGTCGAAACATGTCTCGGATTCGAGCGTCTGATACGGCGCCAGAGCGCCTTTTAAGGCGCCTGGTTTGGGCTACACGCAAAGGGTACCGCCTCAACTTGAAAAGCCTTCCGGGAAAGCCAGATATTGCTTTCACGAAGGCTAAGCTTGCCATCTTCATGCATGGCTGTTTTTGGCATGGGCATGAAAGATGTCGTAGGGCGAATACCCCTAAATCTAATACTCACTATTGGGCGCCAAAGATCGAAGGGAACCGTCGACGTGACGCTGCGAACGTTGCAGCCCTGGGCCAGGGAAACTGGGATGTTCTCGTTGTATGGGAATGCGAGTTAAAAAATCCTGAAGAGGTCACGCGGAGGTTGCAGCACTTTCTAAAGCGCTAG
- a CDS encoding DUF6339 family protein: protein MIRIKYIKAAALSELQRQTPHILDKYRRPERFLSSFFSGHDDWLAESSLEVDALPALNPGKEGTVEATNAISLHKALRGITESQAADERLWAWFAHEHYWDYMRARWPGEANRAENQIDYIREHYFIGLNVRNLMRQGISRLWWFAHTTVDDTRDDPYELTKVMLEYSDNRQSLMETGYSRNQRMVQTILDRTNHWRSNGHDILRSRDLFRALCKELNLYGGTLILDCLQKEDIVSMIDDFMARKASALESAATSA from the coding sequence ATGATTCGCATTAAATACATCAAGGCGGCCGCATTGTCTGAGCTTCAGCGGCAGACCCCTCATATTCTTGATAAATATCGGAGACCAGAGCGCTTCCTCTCATCATTCTTTTCTGGCCACGACGATTGGCTCGCGGAATCATCGCTAGAAGTCGACGCACTGCCAGCCCTGAACCCTGGAAAAGAGGGCACAGTTGAAGCGACCAACGCGATCTCGCTGCACAAGGCCCTTCGCGGGATTACCGAGAGCCAAGCGGCAGACGAGCGCCTGTGGGCCTGGTTCGCTCACGAACACTATTGGGACTACATGCGCGCTCGGTGGCCGGGCGAAGCAAATAGAGCAGAGAATCAAATTGACTACATCCGCGAGCACTATTTTATTGGCCTAAATGTGCGCAACCTTATGCGCCAAGGAATCTCGCGGCTTTGGTGGTTTGCGCACACTACTGTCGATGACACCCGAGACGATCCTTACGAATTGACGAAGGTGATGTTGGAGTACTCCGATAACCGCCAGTCTCTGATGGAAACGGGCTACTCTCGAAACCAACGGATGGTCCAGACGATTCTCGATCGCACAAATCACTGGCGTAGTAACGGCCACGATATTCTGCGAAGCAGAGATCTTTTCCGCGCACTGTGCAAAGAATTGAATCTTTACGGAGGCACTCTGATTCTCGATTGTCTTCAGAAGGAAGATATAGTTTCCATGATCGATGACTTCATGGCCCGGAAGGCTAGCGCTTTAGAAAGTGCTGCAACCTCCGCGTGA